A single genomic interval of Terriglobus albidus harbors:
- a CDS encoding acetyl ornithine aminotransferase family protein has product MQASVRVANSDLHAKFGPKLITSVPGPRAQRIVADDHRLISPSYTRGYPLVVKNGRGCRIQDVDGNEFLDFTAGIAVDSTGHCHPEVVKAIQEQAAQLIHMSGTDFYYDLMPQVASRLSAIAPMPGPHRFYFGNSGAEAVECALKLARYHTGRQNIISFFGSFHGRTMGALSLTASKVQQKRRFAPFVPGVTHVPYPYRYRGTGGGPQEEEAYGLSCARFLEEKLFKTMLPPEEVAAIFVEPIQGEGGYVVPPNIFLQELRRICDRHGILLVADEVQSGVGRTGRWWAIEHSGVEPDIVCIAKGIASGMPLGICMAKAELMDWVPGSHASTYGGNPICLAAAMATLNIIEREGMNNAATVGAAAFARLGAWVEKYEIVGDVRGRGLMIGVEIIEDKQSRKQAGALRDRIVDLAFERGLLLLGCGENTVRLCPPLIVTQEETDVALDILECVIEECVMLATR; this is encoded by the coding sequence ATGCAAGCATCTGTACGCGTTGCCAACTCTGATTTGCACGCAAAATTTGGTCCGAAGTTAATCACCAGCGTGCCAGGACCCCGAGCGCAGAGAATAGTGGCTGATGACCACCGTCTCATTTCGCCAAGCTACACGCGTGGTTATCCTCTCGTCGTGAAGAATGGGCGTGGCTGTCGGATTCAGGATGTAGACGGCAATGAGTTTCTGGACTTTACTGCCGGCATCGCCGTCGACTCTACCGGCCATTGCCATCCGGAGGTCGTGAAGGCGATCCAGGAGCAGGCCGCGCAGTTGATCCATATGTCTGGTACAGACTTCTACTACGATCTGATGCCGCAGGTCGCATCGCGCCTGTCTGCCATTGCGCCGATGCCGGGGCCGCATCGTTTTTACTTCGGAAATTCAGGCGCAGAGGCTGTAGAGTGCGCTTTGAAGCTGGCGCGTTACCACACAGGACGGCAAAACATCATCAGCTTCTTCGGCAGCTTCCACGGCCGTACGATGGGGGCGCTCTCGCTCACTGCTTCCAAGGTCCAGCAGAAGCGTCGTTTTGCCCCGTTTGTTCCTGGTGTCACGCACGTTCCATATCCCTATAGGTATCGCGGTACCGGCGGAGGTCCTCAGGAAGAGGAGGCGTACGGCCTGTCATGCGCACGCTTTCTAGAGGAGAAGTTGTTCAAGACAATGTTGCCGCCCGAGGAGGTCGCCGCCATCTTCGTCGAACCCATTCAAGGGGAAGGTGGATACGTTGTGCCGCCGAATATCTTCCTGCAGGAACTTCGGCGCATCTGTGATCGTCACGGCATCCTTCTTGTCGCTGATGAGGTCCAGTCAGGCGTTGGAAGAACAGGAAGGTGGTGGGCCATTGAACACTCAGGTGTAGAGCCCGATATCGTCTGCATCGCGAAGGGAATTGCATCCGGGATGCCGCTCGGTATCTGCATGGCGAAGGCTGAGCTTATGGACTGGGTTCCAGGGTCGCACGCAAGTACGTATGGCGGGAACCCCATCTGCCTCGCGGCCGCGATGGCGACTCTGAACATTATTGAGCGCGAAGGCATGAATAACGCTGCGACGGTGGGAGCTGCAGCTTTTGCAAGGCTCGGCGCCTGGGTGGAAAAGTATGAGATCGTTGGAGACGTTCGTGGACGTGGTTTGATGATCGGAGTCGAGATCATCGAGGACAAGCAATCGCGCAAACAGGCAGGTGCACTGCGCGACCGCATCGTCGATCTCGCTTTCGAAAGAGGGCTGTTGCTGCTTGGCTGTGGAGAGAATACGGTCCGGCTTTGCCCACCGCTGATCGTTACACAAGAAGAAACAGATGTTGCTCTCGACATCCTGGAGTGCGTCATAGAAGAATGCGTTATGCTCGCCACCCGATAA
- the amaB gene encoding L-piperidine-6-carboxylate dehydrogenase, producing the protein MHRLLKNLGVPATAYTHGELIVRTPITGEVIARVAKTDATAVNDALTAARNAFVAWRSVPAPKRGDLVRLLGEELRSELPALGRLVTIETGKILSEGLGEVQEMIDICAFAAGLSRQLTGLTITSERANHRMMETWHPLGVVGVISAFNFPVAVWSWNAALALVCGNAVVWKPSEKTPLTALATQALFERAAAKFGGVPAGLSTLLVGDGGLGQMLVDSPSVSLVSATGSTAMGRAVAPRLAGRFARAILELGGNNAAIVCPSADLDLALRAIAFSAMGTAGQRCTTLRRLIVHDTIYDNLVARLKKVYHSVVIGDPRKTGTLVGPLIDARAFEAMQRALVEARMAGAAITGGERVAPDVSSDEAFYVRPALVEIGSQAEIVRRETFAPILYVLKYRDFEEALHLHNDVPQGLSSSIFTLNMREAERFLSASGSDCGIANVNIGTSGAEIGGAFGGEKDTGGGRESGSDAWKQYMRRATNTINYGTDLPLAQGVSFEIG; encoded by the coding sequence GTGCATCGATTGCTCAAAAATCTCGGGGTGCCGGCTACTGCTTATACGCATGGAGAACTGATCGTGCGGACACCCATCACCGGCGAGGTGATTGCACGCGTCGCGAAGACTGACGCGACAGCGGTCAACGATGCGCTGACGGCGGCACGGAATGCGTTCGTTGCGTGGCGTAGTGTTCCCGCTCCCAAACGCGGAGATCTGGTTCGACTGCTTGGCGAAGAGCTGCGGTCAGAGCTACCAGCGCTTGGCCGGCTTGTGACGATCGAGACGGGCAAAATCCTGTCAGAAGGTCTCGGAGAGGTGCAGGAGATGATCGATATCTGCGCCTTTGCCGCTGGACTATCGCGGCAACTCACCGGTCTCACCATCACGTCTGAACGCGCAAATCATCGCATGATGGAGACGTGGCATCCGCTCGGGGTTGTCGGCGTAATCTCCGCGTTCAACTTTCCGGTCGCGGTGTGGTCCTGGAACGCAGCACTCGCGCTAGTCTGTGGCAACGCCGTGGTATGGAAGCCCTCGGAGAAGACGCCACTCACAGCACTCGCGACGCAGGCGTTATTTGAGCGGGCGGCAGCCAAATTTGGCGGCGTGCCCGCTGGACTCTCGACCTTGCTTGTAGGCGACGGAGGCCTGGGGCAGATGCTTGTCGATAGCCCGAGCGTGTCGCTTGTCTCGGCAACTGGCTCGACTGCGATGGGGCGTGCCGTTGCACCGCGGCTCGCAGGGCGCTTCGCGCGAGCCATCCTCGAGCTTGGCGGAAATAACGCCGCGATTGTCTGCCCAAGCGCCGATCTGGATCTGGCTCTACGGGCCATCGCATTCTCGGCGATGGGCACAGCGGGACAGCGTTGCACGACGCTTCGACGATTGATCGTGCATGACACGATCTATGACAACCTTGTCGCACGGCTCAAGAAGGTTTATCACTCTGTCGTCATCGGCGATCCGCGCAAAACAGGCACACTGGTTGGCCCGCTGATCGATGCACGTGCCTTTGAAGCAATGCAGCGTGCTCTCGTAGAAGCACGAATGGCAGGAGCAGCAATCACCGGAGGAGAACGTGTCGCGCCAGATGTTAGTTCGGACGAGGCGTTCTATGTCCGTCCCGCGCTCGTCGAAATTGGCAGTCAGGCAGAGATCGTGAGGCGCGAGACCTTCGCGCCGATCTTGTATGTTCTGAAGTATCGCGATTTTGAAGAGGCTCTCCATCTGCATAATGATGTGCCGCAGGGGCTCTCGTCCTCCATCTTTACGCTCAACATGCGCGAAGCCGAGCGGTTTCTCTCCGCAAGTGGATCGGACTGCGGCATTGCGAATGTCAACATCGGCACATCTGGCGCTGAAATTGGCGGCGCCTTCGGTGGCGAAAAAGATACCGGTGGCGGTCGCGAGTCAGGCTCAGATGCATGGAAGCAATACATGCGCCGTGCTACCAATACCATCAACTACGGAACGGATCTTCCACTTGCACAGGGCGTGAGCTTCGAGATCGGCTAG
- a CDS encoding alpha-galactosidase, protein MPKPTIAILILMACLIGASNRVSFAQSPASPQQSLTPTPPMGWASWNPFFCDYNEQTIRDQADALVATGMRDLGYKYVLVQECIAPAREASGELILDPIRFPHGMKSLVDYIHSRGLKAGAYTDVGPYTCFPKPHYQGSYGHELQDARTFASWGIDFIEMDYCNRNPEHTGREIYERMAAAIQETGRPMLLYICSWGNESPWTWAQGKAQLWRTDADISYRKNQVDWMHVVAGFKSNALHAVFNAPDSWNDPDMLEVGNGGLNMIEAQTHFSMWAISAAPLWAGTDLTKMTGEVRKIYTNPEVIAVDQDPFGAGPVKVAENSVGLEIWSKPLGSMASGTDAVLLLNLTDTAADVALRWSDLNLTGKIRIRDLYSHKDIASQPEGYRTHLPPHGSAMLKVSGTYMWSKGAIFEAEWPGNLRKEDSALLTCASCSQGYAISLHGPKDPLNTASLEFTHVVAPESGKYHLTLYYVDSHLITDKLQLRVNDGTPIPVHLFSFINGFESLPIVLKKGNNTLTFTYSDAAGTSVNIDKIQIYK, encoded by the coding sequence ATGCCAAAGCCGACTATTGCGATTCTCATTCTGATGGCATGCCTGATCGGCGCCTCAAATCGAGTCTCCTTCGCGCAGTCACCCGCATCCCCGCAACAAAGTCTCACGCCGACACCGCCCATGGGATGGGCGAGCTGGAATCCGTTTTTTTGCGACTATAACGAACAGACCATTCGGGATCAGGCCGACGCGCTGGTCGCCACTGGAATGCGTGACCTCGGATATAAATATGTCCTCGTCCAGGAGTGCATCGCCCCTGCCCGCGAGGCTTCCGGGGAGCTGATACTCGACCCTATCCGTTTTCCTCATGGGATGAAAAGCCTTGTCGATTACATCCACTCCCGAGGATTGAAAGCAGGCGCGTATACCGACGTAGGACCTTATACCTGCTTCCCAAAGCCGCATTATCAAGGAAGCTATGGGCACGAACTTCAGGACGCCAGGACATTCGCGTCATGGGGTATCGACTTCATTGAAATGGACTATTGCAACCGCAATCCGGAGCATACCGGACGCGAGATCTACGAACGCATGGCTGCCGCGATCCAGGAAACTGGAAGACCCATGCTTCTTTATATCTGTTCCTGGGGAAATGAAAGTCCATGGACCTGGGCTCAGGGAAAAGCACAGCTATGGCGAACAGATGCCGACATCAGTTACCGAAAGAATCAGGTTGACTGGATGCACGTTGTTGCTGGATTCAAATCGAACGCGCTCCATGCCGTCTTCAACGCTCCTGATAGCTGGAACGATCCTGACATGCTCGAGGTTGGAAATGGCGGTCTCAACATGATCGAAGCACAAACGCACTTCTCCATGTGGGCCATCTCAGCCGCTCCCTTATGGGCCGGGACTGATCTTACAAAGATGACGGGTGAGGTAAGAAAGATCTATACCAATCCCGAAGTCATTGCGGTTGATCAGGATCCTTTTGGAGCCGGACCGGTAAAAGTTGCCGAAAACAGCGTGGGTCTCGAGATATGGTCCAAGCCGTTGGGCAGCATGGCCAGCGGAACGGATGCGGTTCTTCTGCTAAACCTAACAGACACTGCCGCAGATGTTGCTCTCCGATGGAGTGATCTGAATCTTACGGGAAAGATCCGGATACGCGACCTCTACTCTCACAAGGACATCGCGTCGCAGCCAGAAGGCTATCGCACACACCTCCCGCCGCATGGCTCCGCCATGCTTAAAGTCAGCGGAACCTATATGTGGTCTAAAGGAGCTATCTTCGAAGCTGAGTGGCCGGGCAATCTCCGGAAAGAAGATTCAGCACTACTGACCTGCGCCTCGTGCAGCCAGGGATACGCTATCTCATTGCACGGACCGAAAGATCCGTTGAATACAGCGTCCCTTGAATTCACCCATGTTGTTGCGCCCGAGTCTGGCAAATATCACTTGACGCTCTACTACGTCGACAGCCACCTCATTACGGACAAACTGCAATTGCGAGTGAATGATGGAACACCTATCCCGGTCCATCTTTTCAGTTTTATCAATGGTTTCGAATCGTTGCCCATCGTGCTGAAAAAGGGCAACAATACTCTGACCTTCACCTATAGCGATGCTGCTGGAACGAGTGTGAACATCGATAAAATTCAGATTTACAAATAG
- a CDS encoding mechanosensitive ion channel domain-containing protein, with protein MTRARKLAIAILLVVLGLTLAGSFMTRGVMEYLPFLQAKKGNWTGEYVSHGIVDQRPWQTAATLAGMAQSAEERELAREAERLADHEVDQAFSQSLRQASLVKPQLNGRALALQQRVTELQATVKGDQARIAALTGSSGAKSGSTESKDTDLEVAKAQLGLDQNELADSIEDLSRESGDPRVKLQQELAARQAAVKKYYDSASKDEGQTAVSSAEQYKTLAQQAFAWWSHRKRSQLISQAKQLALADVAALTDDQARMKAEASQIAANVSATAALMPSSERVEQLQRLAAQQNIQNILNDRLGAQQQLVALYERWGKQVEIQNKIVIHLMLQSLAVIAAICVLTILAGWFVQVALERMFHERRQKQTLKTVLNLSTQLVGLLLVLLVIFGVPRQMPTILGLATAGLTLVFQDFILAFCGWFVLMGPNGIRVHDWVEIDGVGGEVVQLGLFRTWLLETGNWTANGHPTGRKVSFLNGYAIRGKYFNFSTVGQWMWDEININIPSETSVHPLIEKIYEASVQATEADAKMAQEEWKRVTHEEGSPQFSAMPSVNLRPAGSGVDVVVRYITRAGVRLETRNHLFETVIDLMRELNPRSGH; from the coding sequence ATGACTCGAGCCCGTAAGCTGGCGATTGCGATTTTGCTAGTTGTACTTGGCCTCACGTTGGCGGGCTCTTTTATGACTCGTGGTGTGATGGAATATCTTCCTTTCCTGCAAGCCAAAAAGGGGAACTGGACTGGGGAGTATGTCTCGCACGGGATTGTCGACCAGCGACCATGGCAGACCGCGGCGACGCTGGCAGGCATGGCACAGTCCGCGGAAGAGCGGGAGTTGGCTCGCGAGGCTGAGAGGCTTGCAGATCACGAGGTGGATCAGGCGTTCTCGCAGTCTCTAAGGCAGGCAAGCCTAGTGAAGCCGCAGCTCAACGGTAGGGCACTCGCGCTGCAGCAACGCGTTACTGAACTCCAGGCAACTGTAAAAGGCGACCAAGCTAGAATTGCTGCGCTCACTGGAAGTTCGGGGGCGAAATCAGGTTCCACAGAGTCCAAGGATACCGATCTTGAAGTTGCAAAGGCTCAGCTTGGTCTCGATCAGAATGAATTGGCGGATTCTATCGAAGATCTTTCGCGTGAAAGCGGCGACCCACGAGTCAAGCTTCAACAGGAATTAGCGGCGCGCCAAGCCGCGGTAAAGAAGTACTACGATAGCGCTTCGAAGGACGAAGGGCAGACCGCAGTCAGTTCTGCAGAGCAGTACAAGACACTTGCGCAACAGGCCTTTGCGTGGTGGTCCCACCGCAAGCGAAGCCAGTTGATTTCGCAGGCTAAGCAACTGGCCCTGGCCGACGTAGCAGCCCTAACCGATGATCAGGCAAGAATGAAGGCGGAGGCATCTCAGATTGCTGCCAATGTTTCTGCGACAGCGGCATTGATGCCAAGCTCTGAACGCGTAGAGCAGTTGCAACGGTTGGCTGCCCAGCAGAATATTCAAAACATCCTGAACGACCGTCTTGGAGCACAGCAGCAGCTCGTAGCCTTATACGAGCGATGGGGGAAGCAGGTAGAGATACAGAACAAGATTGTCATTCATCTCATGTTGCAATCGCTGGCAGTCATTGCAGCTATCTGTGTGCTGACGATACTGGCTGGCTGGTTCGTGCAAGTGGCCCTGGAACGAATGTTCCACGAGCGCAGACAGAAGCAGACACTGAAGACTGTGTTGAATCTGAGTACACAACTCGTCGGCCTATTGCTGGTGCTGCTGGTTATATTCGGCGTTCCACGTCAGATGCCGACGATTCTAGGCCTGGCCACGGCAGGATTGACTTTGGTCTTCCAGGACTTCATCCTGGCGTTCTGCGGCTGGTTTGTACTGATGGGACCGAACGGAATCAGGGTTCACGACTGGGTGGAGATCGATGGTGTGGGCGGTGAAGTGGTGCAACTCGGGTTGTTCCGAACATGGCTGCTTGAGACTGGCAACTGGACAGCGAATGGCCATCCTACGGGCAGAAAAGTTTCGTTCCTCAATGGTTATGCGATCCGTGGAAAGTATTTCAACTTCTCCACCGTGGGACAGTGGATGTGGGACGAGATCAATATCAATATTCCGTCTGAGACGAGTGTTCATCCGCTCATCGAGAAGATATATGAAGCATCGGTGCAGGCTACAGAGGCCGATGCCAAGATGGCTCAGGAGGAGTGGAAGAGAGTAACGCACGAAGAGGGATCCCCGCAGTTCAGTGCTATGCCCTCTGTCAACCTGCGGCCGGCGGGATCAGGTGTTGATGTCGTAGTCCGCTACATAACGCGTGCCGGGGTGAGACTGGAAACTCGGAATCACTTGTTTGAGACAGTTATCGATCTCATGCGGGAATTGAACCCGCGCTCAGGTCATTGA
- a CDS encoding DUF1338 domain-containing protein, producing the protein MPTKVAVLQGTLEEVVGAERSHRLFEVLKVSGALMEESGASISRAGIAQVLNMMLFEDLLNRVPDAKLYAEDCLRDGKKIMHDHGAVRTVALSGMGTLPAGEEAIIRILRPLGYALNGVYPLERLKMTGRSYAQVEYPEELAQFFISELHPDRFSAEFQAAVQRVTSTSRDPLTAEAKALLIELETQRSLSVEKAVALLPVLAKVFSRQHDDPALADYETLLAESAEMAWIATEGNAFNHATDRVIDVDRLAEEQKALGRAMKATVETSQSGRVRQTAFLAARVRRDFRTEGGSLIEKEVPGSFYEFITRLPLPAEDGKTKLDLSFDSSNAQAIFKVTANQK; encoded by the coding sequence ATGCCAACCAAGGTCGCTGTACTGCAGGGAACGCTCGAAGAGGTTGTCGGTGCAGAGCGCTCACACCGTCTGTTTGAAGTGCTCAAAGTTTCCGGAGCTCTCATGGAAGAGTCCGGTGCGAGCATTTCACGTGCAGGCATTGCACAAGTACTGAACATGATGCTGTTCGAAGATCTGTTGAACCGCGTGCCGGATGCAAAGCTCTACGCGGAAGACTGTCTTCGTGATGGCAAGAAGATCATGCATGATCATGGCGCGGTCCGCACCGTAGCACTGAGCGGAATGGGCACGCTGCCGGCAGGTGAAGAGGCAATCATCCGCATCCTGCGTCCGCTCGGTTATGCGTTGAACGGCGTCTATCCGCTGGAGCGCCTGAAGATGACCGGACGTTCGTATGCTCAGGTGGAGTACCCGGAGGAACTCGCACAGTTCTTTATCAGCGAACTACACCCGGACCGCTTTTCCGCGGAATTCCAGGCGGCCGTCCAGCGTGTCACATCAACCTCTCGCGACCCGCTTACAGCCGAGGCAAAGGCTCTCCTCATTGAATTGGAAACGCAGCGTTCTCTGTCTGTAGAAAAAGCGGTTGCGCTGTTGCCCGTGCTTGCAAAGGTCTTTAGCCGCCAGCATGATGATCCGGCTCTGGCCGACTACGAGACTTTGCTGGCTGAATCGGCAGAGATGGCATGGATTGCCACGGAAGGAAACGCCTTCAACCACGCTACGGACCGAGTCATCGATGTCGATCGGCTGGCCGAAGAGCAGAAGGCGCTTGGCCGCGCCATGAAGGCAACGGTTGAGACCTCGCAATCAGGCAGGGTTCGCCAGACTGCGTTCCTTGCGGCTCGGGTGCGACGTGACTTCCGCACAGAAGGTGGCAGCCTGATTGAAAAGGAAGTGCCGGGGTCGTTCTACGAATTCATCACGCGGCTTCCGCTCCCGGCAGAGGATGGAAAGACCAAGCTCGACCTCAGCTTTGACAGTTCCAATGCCCAGGCAATCTTTAAAGTGACCGCCAACCAGAAGTAG
- the rocD gene encoding ornithine--oxo-acid transaminase, protein MQLTSQYSAANDLIALEEKYGAHNYHPLDVVIESAQGAWVTDVEGRRYLDFLAAYSAVNQGHCHPAILRAMMEQAGKVALTSRAFRNTQLPLLLRDLHDLTGFDMALPMNSGAEAVETALKAARKWGEKVKGIAKDRAEIIVGANNFHGRTISIVGFSTEPQYRDGFGPFSAGFRNVPFGDVEALRNAITPNTCAFLVEPIQGEAGIILPPAGYLREVASICRENNVLLILDEIQSGLGRTGKLFAYMHDQIAPDVLIIGKALSGGFYPVSAVLSSREVLGVFQPGDHGSTFGGNPLACAVARAALRVVVDEDLPTRSAELGAHALAKLKQIRSPHVVDVRGLGLWLAIELNVPARPFCEQIRDRGVLCKETHEKVIRIAPPLTISPGDLDWGLEKITQVIEQI, encoded by the coding sequence ATGCAACTGACATCGCAGTATTCCGCCGCTAACGATCTAATCGCGCTCGAAGAGAAGTATGGCGCCCACAACTATCATCCGCTCGATGTTGTCATTGAGAGCGCGCAGGGCGCCTGGGTCACCGATGTCGAAGGCCGGCGCTATCTGGACTTTCTCGCCGCCTATTCCGCGGTGAATCAGGGTCACTGCCATCCTGCGATTCTTCGTGCCATGATGGAACAGGCGGGCAAGGTAGCTCTGACTTCACGTGCCTTTCGCAACACACAACTCCCTTTGCTGCTCCGCGATCTGCACGATCTTACTGGGTTCGACATGGCGCTGCCCATGAACTCCGGAGCCGAGGCAGTTGAAACGGCTCTCAAGGCGGCCCGCAAATGGGGTGAGAAGGTCAAAGGAATAGCGAAGGACCGCGCCGAAATCATCGTCGGCGCCAACAACTTCCATGGACGAACCATTTCCATCGTGGGCTTTTCTACCGAGCCACAGTATCGCGACGGCTTTGGCCCATTCTCAGCGGGCTTCCGGAACGTCCCCTTTGGTGACGTCGAAGCATTACGCAACGCGATCACACCCAACACCTGTGCTTTCCTCGTTGAACCAATCCAGGGCGAAGCCGGAATTATCCTTCCTCCCGCCGGCTATCTTCGTGAAGTGGCGAGCATCTGCCGCGAAAACAATGTGTTGCTGATCCTGGATGAAATCCAGTCAGGCCTTGGACGGACAGGAAAGCTCTTCGCTTACATGCATGACCAGATCGCGCCTGATGTCCTCATCATCGGTAAGGCGCTCTCTGGAGGGTTCTATCCTGTCTCGGCGGTGCTCTCCTCGCGTGAAGTCCTTGGCGTGTTTCAACCAGGAGATCATGGCAGCACCTTCGGCGGTAATCCGCTTGCCTGCGCCGTCGCCCGGGCAGCGCTCCGTGTTGTTGTCGACGAAGATCTTCCCACGCGCTCAGCGGAATTAGGCGCCCACGCTCTCGCAAAACTAAAGCAGATTCGTAGCCCGCACGTGGTTGACGTTCGTGGCCTTGGTCTGTGGCTCGCCATAGAACTCAACGTGCCCGCGAGGCCGTTCTGCGAACAAATTCGTGATCGCGGTGTTCTCTGCAAGGAGACGCACGAGAAGGTTATTCGTATTGCACCACCGCTTACGATCAGCCCTGGCGATCTCGATTGGGGTCTGGAAAAGATCACTCAGGTCATTGAACAGATTTAG
- a CDS encoding dimethylarginine dimethylaminohydrolase family protein has product MISEPYKKEQESLPGESHLVPALLMCPPRFYGVSYVINPWMRGNLGKSSLSLAMQQWQKLYRVLSGMTHVLLVEPVVGSPDMVFTANAGLAHAGIVAISNFYYPERQNEEAHFRRWFADAGYRVADLPREIAFEGEGDALFSSDGLRLWAGYGYRTHESSHAILRELWGVEVVGLHLVDPRFYHLDTCFAPLRDGSLLYFPPAFDKASLARIESYYPPAQRIVVSEEDAMSFACNAVNIGRTIVLNRISSELECKLIVRGFEVIQVELSEFLKAGGAAKCLVMQLTPELHLQPLNHTVRSCN; this is encoded by the coding sequence ATGATTTCCGAGCCATATAAGAAGGAACAAGAGTCCCTTCCTGGCGAGAGTCATCTTGTTCCCGCGCTGCTGATGTGTCCGCCCAGGTTTTATGGCGTTTCCTATGTCATCAACCCGTGGATGCGGGGAAACCTGGGTAAATCTTCGCTGTCGCTTGCCATGCAGCAGTGGCAAAAGTTGTACCGTGTCCTGTCTGGCATGACGCATGTTCTTCTGGTTGAACCTGTTGTCGGCTCGCCCGATATGGTCTTTACCGCAAATGCCGGTCTTGCGCACGCCGGTATTGTCGCGATCAGCAACTTCTATTACCCGGAGCGCCAGAACGAAGAGGCACACTTCCGCCGCTGGTTTGCTGACGCTGGTTACAGAGTCGCTGATTTGCCTCGCGAGATTGCGTTCGAGGGTGAAGGCGATGCACTGTTCTCCTCTGACGGGTTACGCCTCTGGGCGGGATATGGCTACCGCACTCACGAAAGCAGCCACGCAATTCTTCGTGAACTATGGGGCGTGGAGGTTGTGGGTCTCCACCTCGTGGATCCGCGTTTCTATCATCTTGACACCTGCTTTGCCCCGCTCAGAGACGGCTCCCTGCTCTACTTTCCACCTGCGTTTGACAAGGCATCGCTTGCCAGGATCGAGTCCTATTACCCGCCAGCTCAGCGCATCGTTGTCAGCGAAGAAGATGCGATGAGCTTCGCATGTAACGCAGTTAACATTGGCAGAACGATCGTGCTCAACCGCATCAGCTCTGAACTCGAATGTAAACTTATAGTTCGGGGATTCGAAGTAATCCAGGTTGAACTGAGTGAATTCCTTAAAGCCGGGGGCGCTGCTAAATGTCTGGTCATGCAGTTGACTCCGGAGCTACATCTGCAACCGCTGAATCACACCGTGAGATCATGCAACTGA
- a CDS encoding TIGR01777 family oxidoreductase has protein sequence MKIIIAGGSGQVGTILARHFHQNGHSVVVLSRRLQKAPWRVVHWDGSTLGPWLGEIDCSDVLINLAGRSVNCRYTQKNRREILESRVLSTRVLHQGIARMEYPPAVWLNASTATIYRHALDRPMDEATGEFGGNEMGAPNTWNFSIQVAKAWEEAFFSAVTPGTRQVALRSAMTFSADRGGVFDVFLNLVRHGLGGTTLPGTQFVSWIHEADFIRSVEFLIKKQEITGAVNLASPHPLPNREFLGVLRKTWGTRFGLPTTRWMLELGTFLMRTESELILKSRQVVPGRLLDAGFQFEYPTWPQAAQDLVAQWRKANP, from the coding sequence ATGAAGATCATCATTGCTGGAGGGAGCGGGCAGGTTGGAACCATCCTCGCTCGGCACTTTCACCAGAATGGACATAGTGTGGTTGTTCTCAGCCGCAGGTTGCAAAAGGCTCCCTGGCGTGTTGTTCATTGGGATGGCTCCACATTGGGACCCTGGCTCGGCGAAATCGATTGCAGCGATGTCTTGATCAACCTTGCGGGTAGGAGCGTAAATTGCCGCTACACCCAGAAGAATCGCCGGGAAATTCTTGAGTCCCGTGTCCTGTCTACCAGGGTTCTCCATCAAGGCATTGCCAGGATGGAATACCCACCCGCGGTTTGGCTCAATGCTAGTACAGCAACAATCTACCGCCATGCTCTTGATCGGCCAATGGATGAAGCGACCGGGGAGTTTGGCGGTAACGAGATGGGAGCCCCCAACACCTGGAATTTTTCAATTCAGGTTGCAAAAGCCTGGGAAGAAGCCTTTTTCTCTGCCGTGACTCCTGGAACCAGACAGGTTGCCCTCCGGAGCGCCATGACCTTCAGCGCTGATCGAGGGGGCGTCTTCGATGTATTTCTGAATCTTGTTCGCCACGGTCTCGGCGGAACCACGCTACCTGGCACTCAATTTGTCTCGTGGATTCATGAGGCCGACTTTATTCGCTCAGTTGAGTTCCTCATTAAGAAGCAAGAGATCACCGGAGCCGTAAACCTGGCCTCTCCCCACCCACTGCCGAATCGCGAGTTCCTTGGCGTTTTACGAAAAACATGGGGTACGCGCTTTGGTCTGCCGACCACAAGGTGGATGCTGGAGCTGGGTACTTTCCTGATGCGTACCGAATCCGAACTAATACTCAAGAGTCGTCAGGTCGTTCCAGGCCGACTGCTCGACGCCGGCTTTCAATTCGAGTATCCAACGTGGCCTCAAGCTGCACAGGATCTGGTCGCCCAATGGAGGAAAGCCAATCCATAA